From the genome of Glycine max cultivar Williams 82 chromosome 2, Glycine_max_v4.0, whole genome shotgun sequence, one region includes:
- the LOC100803236 gene encoding SUPPRESSOR OF GAMMA RESPONSE 1 translates to MAGTSWLVDKSRIATKIKCASGACDHGKVIWKSNPTKACPNCQHAIDNGDVAQEWPGLPKGVKFDPSDQEIIWHLLAKVGVGDSKSHPFIDEFITTLEVDDGICYTHPQNLPGVRQDGSASHFFHRAIKAYNTGTRKRRKILGQDFGDVRWHKTGRTKPVVLSGVQKGCKKIMVLYVSNVRGGKAEKTNWVMHQYHLGTEEDEKDGEYIISKVFYQQQQVKLGDKNDQDVPEASEITGPHPGLSVGEEGTIEKVDPVTPKLVTPEPPCNGRWCADLDLGQETHNVPQPPRMDCLDEIQADCQVLANESSMVETQHNEGMDDKENNAEDGQKWWDSESQNLLDSQQLVEALSLCDDLLQSQSPSRDGKHEDHKNQPGLSVYAQLGPEHLKKDIEECQNLALNPANIENDTPSEFQLSQLEFGSQDSFISWGYSKAVN, encoded by the exons ATGGCTGG AACATCATGGTTGGTGGACAAAAGTAGAATTGCAACCAAAATAAAATGTGCATCAGGAGCTTGTGATCATGGAAAGGTTATATGGAAAAGCAATCCTACCAAGGCTTGCCCAAATTGTCAACATGCTATTGACAACGGTGAT GTAGCACAAGAGTGGCCTGGCTTGCCAAAAGGTGTCAAATTTGATCCATCTGATCAGGAGATCATTTGGCACttgcttgcaaaagttggggtaGGAGATTCAAAATCTCATCCCTTCATTGATGAATTTATTACTACTCTTGAAGTGGATGATGGAATTTGTTATACTCATCCTCAAAATTTACCTG GTGTTAGGCAAGATGGAAGTGCTTCCCACTTCTTCCATAGAGCAATCAAGGCTTACAACACGGGCACCCGAAAGCGCCGAAAAATACTAGGGCAAGATTTTGGTGATGTCCGCTGGCACAAGACTGGAAGGACTAAACCAGTTGTCTTGAGTGGGGTTCAAAAAGGCTGTAAAAAGATTATGGTTCTGTATGTGAGCAATGTAAGAGGAGGAAAAGCTGAGAAAACTAATTGGGTTATGCATCAATATCACCTAGGAACAGAAGAGGATGAAAAGGATGGGGAGTACATTATCTCTAAAGTGTTTTACCAGCAGCAGCAAgtcaaattgggtgataaaaaTGACCAAGATGTTCCTGAAGCCTCTGAAATCACTGGACCCCACCCAGGTCTGTCTGTGGGAGAAGAAGGGACTATTGAGAAAGTGGATCCAGTCACTCCGAAATTGGTGACTCCTGAGCCTCCTTGTAATGGAAGGTGGTGTGCAGATCTAGACCTAGGACAAGAAACACATAATGTTCCTCAG CCTCCTCGGATGGATTGTTTAGATGAAATTCAAGCTGATTGCCAAGTACttgcaaatgaatcatccatgGTAGAAACTCAACACAATGAAGGGATGgatgataaagaaaataatgcGGAGGATGGCCAAAAATGGTGGGACAGTGAGTCACAGAATCTGTTGGATTCACAACAACTGGTCGAGGCACTGTCGCTGTGTGACGATCTACTCCAAAGCCAGTCTCCCAGTAGAGATGGAAAACATGAAGATCACAAGAACCAACCCGGTCTTTCTGTTTATGCTCAGTTAGGACCAGAACATCTGAAGAAGGATATTGAAGAGTGTCAAAATCTTGCCCTTAATCCTGCAAATATAGAGAACGATACACCTTCAGAGTTTCAACTAAGTCAGCTG GAATTTGGTTCACAGGACAGCTTTATTTCCTGGGGCTACAGCAAGGCAGTGAACTAA